Proteins co-encoded in one Quercus robur chromosome 8, dhQueRobu3.1, whole genome shotgun sequence genomic window:
- the LOC126695641 gene encoding uncharacterized protein LOC126695641 isoform X2 produces MAGSLLRSLWSSTRRSLSSPPPLKPHSLFLRAFSSSSASASASSAAVSPIGALDPSRLRNVAVIAHVDHGKTTLMDRLLRQCGADIPHERAMDSISLERERGITIASKVTSILWNENELNMVDTPGHADFGGEVERVVGMVEGAILVVDAGEGPLAQTKFVLAKALKYGLRPILLLNKVDRPAVSEERCNEVESLVFDLFANLGATEEQLDFPVLYASAKEGWASASFTKEPPADARNMSQLLDAIIKYVPPPTANIDAPFQMLVSMMERDFYLGRILTGRVSSGIIRVGDRVHGLRNKDSGVEKIEEAKVVKLMKKKGTAIVPIDSAGAGDIISMAGLASPSIGHTVANVEVMMALPTVELDPPTISMTFGVNDSPLAGRDGTHLTGGRIGDRLMAEAETNLAINVLPGLSESYEVQGRGELQLGILIENMRREGFELSVSPPKVMYKAEKGQKLEPIEEVTIEVNDEHVGLIMEALSHRRAEVIDMGPVPGNFGRTRLSLTCPSRGLVGYRSVFSSDTRGTGFMHRAFLSINGLWYNYSSCTDEFRSSWNSLCDSWDGDI; encoded by the exons ATGGCGGGTTCACTGCTCCGCTCACTCTGGTCCTCCACTCGCAGATCCCTCTCTTCACCTCCTCCGCTCAAACCCCACTCCCTCTTCCTACGCGCCTTCTCCTCTTCTTCCGCCTCCGCCTCCGCCTCATCCGCCGCCGTATCCCCAATCGGCGCACTCGACCCTAGCCGGCTCCGCAACGTGGCCGTGATAGCGCATGTCGACCACGGCAAGACCACCCTCATGGACCGCCTTCTCCGCCAGTGCGGCGCCGATATCCCCCACGAACGCGCCATGGACTCCATCAGCCTCGAGCGCGAGCGCGGCATCACTATCGCCTCAAAG GTTACATCTATTTTGTGGAATGAAAATGAGCTAAACATGGTTGATACTCCTGGACATGCAGATTTTGGCGGTGAA GTTGAACGAGTTGTTGGTATGGTTGAGGGAGCAATTTTAGTAGTAGATGCTGGAGAGGGTCCACTTGCTCAGACAAAGTTCGTTCTTGCAAAAGCCTTAAAGTATGGGTTGCGCCCTATTCTTCTTTTGAACAAAGTAGACCGACCTGCAG TTTCTGAGGAGAGGTGTAATGAAGTCGAAAGTCTGGTGTTTGATCTATTTGCAAATCTTGGTGCAACAG AGGAGCAGCTAGACTTTCCAGTTCTTTATGCTTCTGCTAAAGAAGGATGGGCTTCTGCTAGTTTCACCAAAGAGCCTCCTGCTGATGCAAGAAATATGTCACAGTTGCTTGATGCCATCATAAAATATGTTCCTCCTCCTACAGCTAATATTGATGCACCTTTCCAGATGCTG GTTTCAATGATGGAACGTGACTTCTATCTTGGAAGAATATTAACTGGACGCGTTTCTTCTGGAATCATTCGTGTCGGTGACAGAGTCCATGGACTTCGAAATAAAGATTCTGGAGTTGAGAAAATTGAAGAAGCTAAG GTGGtgaaattaatgaaaaagaaGGGTACGGCCATAGTTCCAATTGATAGTGCTGGAGCAGGTGATATAATATCAATGGCCGGTTTGGCAAGTCCATCAATAGGCCATACAGTGGCAAATGTGGAG GTTATGATGGCATTGCCCACTGTTGAGTTGGATCCCCCAACCATTTCTATGACTTTTGGAGTCAATGACTCTCCATTGGCTGGTCGTGATGGTACCCAT TTGACTGGAGGGAGGATTGGTGATCGGCTAATGGCTGAAGCAGAAACAAATCTTGCCATAAATGTTCTTCCAGGCTTATCAGAGTCATATGAAGTTCAGGGGAGGGGAGAACTTCAACTGG GTATCTTAATTGAGAATATGAGGCGTGAAGGATTTGAACTATCTGTCTCACCTCCAAAGGTCAT GTATAAAGCTGAAAAGGGTCAAAAGCTGGAGCCAATTGAAGAAGTCACTATTGAG GTAAATGATGAGCATGTGGGGTTAATAATGGAAGCCCTATCTCATAGGCGAGCTGAGGTTATTGACATGGGTCCTGTCCCGGGAAATTTTGGCAGGACTAGGTTGTCTTTAACCTGTCCTTCCAG GGGTCTTGTTGGTTACAGAAGTGTGTTTAGCAGCGATACACGTGGAACTGGATTCATGCACCGTGCTTTCCTGA GTATCAATGGGCTATGGTACAATTACAGCTCATGCACTGATGAGTTTAGAAGCTCGTGGAACTCTCTTTGTGACTCCTGGGATGGAG
- the LOC126696333 gene encoding uncharacterized protein LOC126696333 has protein sequence MSNLTKLEFAALEISGKNYLSWILDVEIHLEAIALAKTIKDDNEESPQNRAKAMIFIRHHLHEELKTEFLIEKDPLSLWKKLKKRYENRKSVILSKARYGWMHLRLQDFKSVSEYNLALFKITSQLKLCGEKVTEEDMLEKTFTTFHASNKLLQQQYRECKFEKYSELISCLLVVEQNNELLLRNHQSRPTSSTPFPEVNGI, from the coding sequence atgtcaaacctaacaaaacttgagttTGCTGCCCTTGAAATATCAGGCAAGAATTATCTATCATGGATCCTTGATGTTGAGATCCATTTAGAGGCAATAGCTCTTGCAAAGACCATTAAAGATGACAATGAAGAATCCCCACAAAATCGGGCAAAGGCAATGATTTTCATTCGCCATCATCTCCATGAGGAATTAAAAACTGAGTTCCTCATAGAAAAAGATCCCCTATCCCTGtggaaaaaattgaagaagagaTATGAGAACCGCAAAAGTGTAATCCTCTCAAAAGCTCGTTATGGCTGGATGCATCTAAGGTTGCAAGATTTCAAAAGTGTAAGTGAGTATAATTTAGCACTATTTAAAATTACTTCGCAATTGAAATTATGTGGTGAAAAGGTCACTGAGGAAGACATGTTAGAAAAAACATTTACTACATTTCATGCCTCAAATAAGCTCCTGCAGCAGCAATATCGAGAGTGTAAGTTCGAAAAATATTCAGAACTTATATCATGTCTTCTAGTGGTTGAACAAAATAATGAGCTTTTATTGAGAAATCACCAATCTCGCCCAACCAGCTCCACACCATTCCCTGAAGTGAATGGAATATAA